The genome window TAGGTGCGGGCCACGGTGGCCTCGGGGCTGCCCTGCTGCATGCGCTCGAGCCGGTCTAGTTCCTTGAGGGCCTTGGCCTTGACCGCCTCGGGCATGCCCACTTCTTCGATTTTTTTGCGCAGGGCCTCGAGGTCGCCCAGCCCATCCTCGCCACCCAGCTCTTTCTGGATGGCTTTCATCTGCTCGCGCAGATAGTACTCGCGCTGGTTGGTGTCCATCTGGTCTTTGACCCGTTGGGCCACCCGCTTGTCCAGCTCGAAGCGCTCGAGATCGCGACTGAGGAACTCCAGTACCTTCTTGAGACGGGCCTCGAGGTCGGTAAGCTCGAGGATTTCCTGCTTCTCGGCTACTGTCCAGGTAGCGTGATAGGCAATGGTATCGGCCAGCATGGCCGGGTCGGTGGTGCTTTTCACTGCCTCGAGCTGGTAGCGGTCGAGGCGTAGCGATTTGTGATTGGCTACGTATTTGTCGAACGAATCTTTGAGTTCTTCAACCAAAACCCGAACGACCGCCTCCTCGGCAGGGAAAATTTCGCTGAACACCTCACCGCGTGCCCGCAGGTAGGGCCCGGGGATATAGTCCTTGACCTCGGCCCTGGCCCTGGCTTCCACCATGACTTGCAAGGTGCCATCGGGTAGGCGCATGGCCTGCTTAACTACTGCCTGCACCCCCCAGATATAGAGATCATCGGGGGTAGGATCGTCAACCTCCGGGTCACGCTGTGCAACCAGGAAGATCAACCGGTCGGCCCCCATTGCTTCTTCGACTGCGCGCTTGCTTTTGGCGCGGCCCACATCCACCGGGGTGGTGGTGTGTGGGAGGATCACGGTGTTTCGCAGTGGAATGACCGGTAGTTCTAAACGCATATGGTATCTATCTCCTATGTTCCGCCTTTGGTTCGTCGCTCTCGCGGCGGTATGGGAGCGATATATACCAGATTCTAATAGCAGAAAGCCCGCCGATAGGGTCAAATCTTACACTTAGCGAACTTGAGTACGGCTTGCTCAAGGCTGGCTTGGCTTGGGTTATACGTAGAGCTATTTTTGGTGCATGAACCTAGACTCAAACGCACGAGACCCGCTTCACCTCGTGGACATTTCCCAGAATTAGAACAACCTGCAGGCACTCTCCTTGCTTAGGGGCCGGACTCAGGAAGGTGTCTTGAAAGCGCAACTTGCGTACAGCGTTTTGGGTTTGTAGAACCAGATCGTAAAAGATGGCCCCGTGGATACTTACAGCCTCGGCATGCAGTACGGAACCCTCGAGCGTCTCATACATGATTCTAGGATGCCCTCCAAGCTCCAGGCGATGCAAGACCTCGAGTGTGTCAGCAACGGGAATCCCCAAACCCCTGCCGGCCCTACTCAATAAAAAGGTGACACCATGTACTGGGTTTGAAGAGCTAGGGCAATGTTAAAAGGTAGGTGCAAAACGAATAAACAGCACCAGCAGCAAGGTCGCGATCGCACCGGTTGCAATGTCGAGAAGCAGATCTCTAACCAGATTTTTTTTGGAAGTAGTTCGTTTCAGTGACATAAAATATGTATATAGCAGATAGCAATTTAAGTCAATACATAACATGGCTGCTTATTTTTACTTACAACACAATATTTGGACAGTGTGACAAAACTCTGTGGGCCATCATCACGGGCCTTGACAACTATCTGCCCAAGTTCGTATATTCCCAACTAACAAGCAAAGTGTCGGGTTAAATCGGCTCCTGCGAGGGCACGAACCTTCTTAGTGATTGCGCTATCACCAAGAGGGTTTATAGCTTTTTTCATAGCCGAATGGCCAGACCTCAGCGTCAAAGGAGGAAGCGTGCAGATCATCAAGCCCGAGGAAGTGTTGAGTGAGTACCATCCGCCCCTCACCGACCACGAAGCGGTTGTAGAGGCCAACCGGTGCCTCTACTGCTACGACGCGCCCTGTACCCACGCGTGCCCAACCCACATCGACATCCCCAGGTTCATCAAGAAGATCGCAACCGGGAACCTGGTGGGCTCGGCCCGTACCATTCTGGAGTCCAACCTGATGGGGGCCACCTGTGCTCGGGTCTGCCCGGTGGAGGAGCTATGTGAAGGCGCCTGCGTGCTGGGGGCCGAACACAAGCCCATCATGATTGGCCGCTTGCAGCGCTATGCCACCGACTACGTCTACGAGCACGGCATTGACGTATTCAAGCCCGGTGCGCCCACCGGCAAAAAAGTAGCGGTCATCGGGGCCGGGCCGGCGGGCCTTACCTGTGCGGGTGAGCTGGCCAAGCTGGGCCACAGCGTAACCGTGTTCGAGAAGCGGGAGCTGCCCAACGGGCTATCCACCTACGGCATTATCGTGCTGCGCGAGCCAGTCGAGGTAGCCCTGGCCGAGGCCGAGATGGTCAGACGGCTGGGGGTTGAGATAAAAACCCAGATGGAGCTGGGGCGGAACCTGAGCTGGGAGGAGGTGCGCAACAACTTCGACGCGGTCTTCCTGAGTGTGGGGCTGGGCTCGGTGCCCCAACTGGGCATACCGGGCGAGGAGCTAATTGTAGATGGCCTCAGCTATATCGAGACCTCCAAGATGAACCCCCAAGCCCTTCAGGTGGGCCGGGAGGTGGTGGTGATCGGCGCGGGCAATACCGCGGTGGACTGCGCCACCATCGCCAAGCGGCTGGGGGCCGAACGGGTGACCATGGTCTACCGCCGCACTGACAAGGAGATGACAGCCTACCCCCACGAGTACGAGTTTGCCAAAAAGGAGGGCATCGAGTTTCGCTTCCTCACCCAGCCGGTCGAAGTACTCCACGAAGGAGGGAAGATTACGGGGTTGAAGTGTGTGCGGATGCAACTCGGAGCCCCGGACGCCAGTGGACGGCCTGCGCCGGAGCCGGTGCCGGGCTCGGAGTTCGTGCTGCCCTGCGACCAGGTGGTCAAGGCCATTGGGCAGGAGAAGCCGGCTGTGGCCAAGCTATTGGGCCTCGAGACCGAGAAAGGCTTCATCAAGGTCAACCACGAGTTTGAGACCAGCCTGCCGGGGGTGTATGCGGGCGGCGACTGCATCCGCGCGAAAGGTTCGGCCTCGACGGTAATGGCCGTTCAGGATGGCAAGCTGGCGGCCTTTGCTATTCATCGGCGGCTGGTTGCTGGCCTCGAGGCCGCCGCCGATTAGGTGAAAGGAGACGTAGATGGCAGACTTAAGTATCAACTTTGCCGGCATCAAATCCCCCAACCCCTTCTGGCTGGCCTCGGCGCCCCCCACCAACTCGGGGGCCCAGATACACCGGGCTTTCGAGTACGGTTGGGGTGGTGCGGTCTGGAAGACCATCGGTGCGCCGGTGCTGAACGTGTCCAACCGCTACGGGGCCTGGCACTACGGAGGCCAGAAAATGCTCGCCATCAACAACGTGGAGCTG of Meiothermus sp. contains these proteins:
- a CDS encoding NAD(P)-dependent oxidoreductase gives rise to the protein MQIIKPEEVLSEYHPPLTDHEAVVEANRCLYCYDAPCTHACPTHIDIPRFIKKIATGNLVGSARTILESNLMGATCARVCPVEELCEGACVLGAEHKPIMIGRLQRYATDYVYEHGIDVFKPGAPTGKKVAVIGAGPAGLTCAGELAKLGHSVTVFEKRELPNGLSTYGIIVLREPVEVALAEAEMVRRLGVEIKTQMELGRNLSWEEVRNNFDAVFLSVGLGSVPQLGIPGEELIVDGLSYIETSKMNPQALQVGREVVVIGAGNTAVDCATIAKRLGAERVTMVYRRTDKEMTAYPHEYEFAKKEGIEFRFLTQPVEVLHEGGKITGLKCVRMQLGAPDASGRPAPEPVPGSEFVLPCDQVVKAIGQEKPAVAKLLGLETEKGFIKVNHEFETSLPGVYAGGDCIRAKGSASTVMAVQDGKLAAFAIHRRLVAGLEAAAD